DNA from Toxoplasma gondii ME49 chromosome X, whole genome shotgun sequence:
aaagaagaggaagtctgAAGAAGTCATGAGatggaagagacaaaagacgAGGGCCTGTGGCAggacaaggagacaggagacacctgcCAGTGGGGCTGGCGATGGCGGCAACCGGGCTGTGGCGCCCCCCGAAAAAACGGGGGGGAAAGTCTCCCGTTTCTGTGACATTATAGTCTCTTGCCGACTCGGCCTCCCTCTGGAAAGTTCTGAGCTCGTGCGACGGTTCTGACAAGCAGCTTTCCCCAGGCAGACGTCGATTGCTGGCGACGCTCGAGAACGAAGACACGCGCAGGGCCCGCGAACATGTCGGGACTGGGTTGGCTGTctgcgcgtgcatgcagaagcttTGGACTGAAAAAAAATCTAACTAtccgcgacagaagaaagctgAACGTGGCGCTTCAAAGGCATTTTCTTCGTTCCACAACAAATCCTTATTTGGACCTTCATGCATGTACCACGCAGTGACAGGATACTTCCATGCAGGATCAGATCCGCCGTCTGGCGGGACAGTCACTTTTTTGTGTCAGGAGGAGGTTCGGCAAGTTGTGTCAGTGACATGTTTtggcggagaagaggcaagaaTCCTCGATAAATGGCTGTTTAGCAAACCGAGAAGCTCCAGCAGTCCCTCTTTCAACTCGACGTAGATCTGTAGGCGGCTTCTGTCGTTGCCGCACCCAACAAGGGAGGGTATTGACCGGAGTGGTAGTCCGCAGGAATCGACTCTGGAATGCCATGATAATCCGCCCAAGATGCGACGCATCAAGTATCGATTCCTCGAATCTTAACTTGACCGTGTCCATAGCTTTTTTAGAAGTCTGCAGGATTCCATATCCTTCTGGAGAAGCTCGATGAGTTGGGATGGGAAAAGTGAACCTTGACAGGGGTGCAGAGGCCAGAAAAAGGTCTCATATGTGATGAGATGGTCCTCAGTGACGCATACAGTCAACTAccaagacacagaaacagtgTATCCGTGTGGCGACGTCATGCGAGGAGCTCAGAACGATGCCAGACTTCTTGGACGAAACCCCAATGGTACGCAGCAATAGGATACTTCTTGAAGTAGGGTCCCTGGCTTatgagaagaagacctcTTTGTATCGATGGTCGCCTTACCGGTATTGTCAAGGTTGCAGAATCAAATCAGAGCTGATCAGGCCACCGAACGCCTGCTGATCCACAGGTCCATGTGCGTCTGCGACGTTAGTGTCCGAACGCTCTTCGTTGCCGAGGAAACACTCGGCGTCTGTTGCATTCCTGGAATGCTGACCTCCCAAAGAAGACCGCGAGCCACCCGCGCAACTAGCAGGAAAGACAAAACCGTCGCAGATATGTAAAAGCCTACTGCCGGAGTCGAACCGACGACCTTCCGCTTACTAGGCGGATGCTCTACCAACTAAGCTAAGCAGGCGTTCAGATGCCTTGTGAGACTCTGTCTCTTGCGAGGCTCCACCAATGAACGTAAACACCCGATTCACAAACTTGCAGGCACGTTTAATTCAATCAGTTTTAGTTGCTGTTTCGCCCCTTCGAATAGCGTGGCACCGTCTTTGGGTTTACAACTTACTGCGAATGTGAGACAGGCACCTTCGCCGCGGACGTGTGCTCCCGCAAGTTATGAGGTACAATAAATGCAGAAGACATTAACACCTGTACGGGGAGATGGGGAGTGAGGCTGAAAGCATTCTTTTCTTTGCGCAGCACTGAACAGCAGACGTCATCAGCCGCGGCGATCTGGATAAATGTTTACCTCTACACTGAGCGGGCCTATAAGACTCCCACTAATCTCGCTAGTTTCTTTTGTCGTCGAGCAGCTTTCCCGTCCTGTACTgcaccgagaagaaggaaatacAGCGAATCATCTCAAACCAGTACCAGCGGAAAAGCAGTACATCTTAAAATAAAGCCTACTGCCGGAGTCGAACCGACGACCTTCCGCTTACTAGGCGGATGCTCTACCAACTAAGCTAAGCAGGCGTGATAGCAGTTCGTATATGAGCCGACATAAGCGGATAGCCTCCATTGCCACGAAAAAACATTCTCAGGGTTTAGAGGCTCCCCTTTCCAGAGTGACTTGAAAACGTTTCGTGTACCAAGTTATTAATTCGAGTTTTTCCGCCTGAGCCGCAACAGCGAAGGATAGAGGATGCTCCTTTGCATGCAACCCGTATCTACCCGATGAAAGTTGGGTCTAGGTCACCATGGACGGCTCGAGCACAGATAGCAGTGCGAATGATGTACAAGTGTGTGTTTCTATCCTAATCCATTCTGGCAGTGGTCAATGATATGTCGCTTTTTCCGTCGTCGAGGCAGATACCTCCTTTATCTCCTTTCCCTGGTCTGCGCCTTTTAACTGCCCGTAACGGCGTGTCGAGCTCACGCAAAAGATCGGGGGACAATGCGAGTATCTACTCGCGGGATTGGTTCACTTGGTACACAACCTATTCGCTGACAAGCTCGTGAGTCCCAGGAAGACGTGACAGACGTCGACATCCACTTTCTGTGTATTCTAGAACCGCGCATGCGTGTCTGGTGACCACTTGTGTCTCGTCATTGTACGTTTTCGGAGCCTCCACCCcgccgttttttttcttttcaatGGTCAACAGACACACCTGTCTTCCCATTTATGTTGGGGAGCGCTTCAAAGTCTATCTTCGTCGAGACTCCAGTGTGTCGGCTTTCGAGTTTGGGGGTCCTCGCGTACGGCGAGTTCACCGTGTACAAGCTGACACGCATTTTCGTCCCCGTAACACGGTTGACGGTTCCGTTTTCCTTGTCATGACGCCggcgatgcatgcgccttgAAGGGAGAGTCGGTGTCTCATCCCTTTCCGTGTGGTAAGACATCTCCAGTTCCAGGTCGTGGAAGACTCCGGAGTCGTGAGCCAAACGCCAATCGCCGCCGGTGGCAAGGGCATTTCTTCCGTAAGCGTCCAGGAATAAGTCCACCGCGTGCATCTTCTGTCAGCTCATCTTCGATCCTTCGTACGGTTCGCACTGCCATTGCTACTTGCGGTTCActaggaaggagagaaaggcgtgAAAGCACGACGTCTCGCTGGTGGGAAGGACGCGAGTTATCGCGCAAAAACAACCACGgttccttgtctctttcgaCCAGAAAAGATACCCGAGATGATCAAGGCGGTTATCGTGGTGAACAATCACGGGAAGCCGaggcttctccgtttctaCGATGGCACCGTGAGTACCGCAATCGCCGGAGTGCGTGAGGAAGAAATGTCTTGCTCACTTGAGGCTCAGATGCTTTGTTCTCGTCGCGCAACTCCGGACGCGGAAATCATTGAGGTCTTGCAGCTCTGTCCTTCCACGTGACGTTTGGGGGGCGGCGGGGGACCTTGAAAAAATGGGTCGAAGCGGCGGTGGCATCGCCGATCTCGGGCGTCGTTCTTTTTGAGGATGTCCAAGTCCACCGATCTGGGGGGTCCTTTTCACTCCCCGCGGGCACTGAAGAGACTCGAATGAGGGGgacggaggaggcgacgggGAAAAAACGGTAAAATACCAATCTGAAAATGATAAAGTCTGCACAAGAGGGTGTGACATGGTCTTGTCTCAGCAGTTGATTGTTGTAGGCGTAGTTCCCTCGGTTCAACCCAGCAACGGAGGCTCGTGCTGTGCGGTCTGCTTGCCTCGGAAGGTCGCTGCCACAGGAGGGGCAATACTCTTTGAGAGACGGAAATCTTTTTAGCACTGGAATCAACTGAACAACGTACCAGGTGTCCTCGAAACTGTGCTAACACTAAAGAGCTTGAACCTGGAAAGCAAGacttcaagatctaaactGTAGATCAACTCGTGGTACAGACTCCCCAGAAAAGGCGCAATACAAAATGCAATGCAGAGAATCGTCTTCAAGAGTCCAACGTTATCCACGGTGTTCATCTAAATGTGTCTGTGAACAGCCTcacgagaagcagcagcacaTCCTGAGGCGGACTTACCAGGTGGTCTCGCAGCGACCTGGCGATTCGTCTTGCTGTTTCGCGGAAGACAAGGAGCTCTTCGGCCTCGAAACAAAGATCGTTTACAGGTCAGACAAAGCGGAGTATTTGCATGCCGGAGTCATCAGGAAATTTGCCGTCTCGATCTCTTAGCGGAATCATGCAGCTTCCGTGGCTCTACAGGTCTGGGGTATGGAATTGGTCGTAGCGCTTCGGTCTGCGTGGGATTCCTCTGTAGAGCCGTTTCGAATATGTTAActcctgtgtgtctgcgtACACTGCGCTGAAGCGTCGTCgtgcgtttcgcttcttcaaaGAATGCATCTTCTATATATAGGTGCATGGCATCGTGCAGCAGGTGAAGCGCAGGCGGGCATATGTTCGAGGGTGTCCTGCGACCCCAGGGGCGTTCACCGAGTCCAAGGTGGGTGATGAACGTATGTTTTTATAAGCAGGCGCATCGTTTTAAAAAGAGcgttttccttgtttcttGTTTGCCTTCTTGGAGGGCTGTAACTCGGTGTGGATGTCGCTCGTGTCACCCATACGTGTGTTGACTTGAGTGGCAGCATGTGGGTGTGTGTTGTATGAAGGCACTTTGCAACCTTGTATTTCATCTTCATCACTGACGAGATGGAAAGCGAACTTGGAGTTCTCGATCTTATTCAGGTAGGTCCGTGGGTGGCGAGCTGTCAGATCCTGGCTTTGTGTCACCTTTGCTGTCGACAGCAACCTTGCTGCTGCTGTTCGTTGGCGACATTCTCAGTTGCAATCGTGGTGAGGCGGGTATCTCTTCATCTGGAAAAGTGTACAAGCTGGTGCATATCTCGCAGTGTGGCATTTTGGTTTCCACTCAGGTCTTCGTCCAGGTCCTGGATTCGTGCTTCGAGAATGTGTGTGAACTGGATCTCATCTATCACTTCGACAAGGTGAGCTGTTTAGCGGGAAGGACGCCTGGTGGAGCACTGAGGCACATCGTTGCCAATGAAAAGCGAGGGTGACAGGCCCGCAACGAATTACGTTGagcttcactttctctcaTCTCGGCATTGCGGTTTAGCGCATGCCGACAAAGACACAAGATTCCTCTAATGCTTTTCATGCGGCAGAGGCATAGCAGGAGACTCGGAACCTTTTTGTCGATTCTCTTGCTCACAGGCAAACTTTATTTTGGACGAAATCATCGTCGGAGGTAAGACGACTTTCCCTTTAAGCGTGTGACAATCCCTTGGATCGTGGTCGGTGAAGCGGTCGCGCGTTCAGTCGATTACCACTTTCAACAACAATTCAGCAGTGGCAAGGAGGGCCCGACGCAGGAAGACGCAAAGTCAGGGGCAACGAAAATTAAGTTTGACATTAAGCGTTTCACATCGAATGGTTTAGATTGGTTTAGACTGCGTCGAATCGTGTCTGTGAGCTTGATTCGCTGTGCCaacgtgcatgcaaatgtcCTGCAGGATTGGTCATTGAGACCAATGTCGACAACATCCTTCAGTCCATCAGCAGCGTGAAGAAGCTAGTGGACAGCGAAgcctctctgttcgctgCGGCTTGAGGGAA
Protein-coding regions in this window:
- a CDS encoding adaptor-related protein complex 3, sigma 2 subunit (encoded by transcript TGME49_215130) yields the protein MIKAVIVVNNHGKPRLLRFYDGTPHEKQQHILRRTYQVVSQRPGDSSCCFAEDKELFGLETKIVYRHFATLYFIFITDEMESELGVLDLIQVFVQVLDSCFENVCELDLIYHFDKANFILDEIIVGGLVIETNVDNILQSISSVKKLVDSEASLFAAA